One part of the Megalobrama amblycephala isolate DHTTF-2021 unplaced genomic scaffold, ASM1881202v1 scaffold409, whole genome shotgun sequence genome encodes these proteins:
- the fastkd3 gene encoding FAST kinase domain-containing protein 3, mitochondrial isoform X1 — MVALFTMAKTLALRLHLLSHLDDQILPSLKACAGKRLCYPCLQNSTACFPTCSNLSSRRIRTTERDPLFLVAGSIRPYQELLTSGSGLSLLHHLTSNEDHTFMKQLSSCTSSQQVLRLLRSYPFLSGEATASILNRLADLENDATCVLQKPQVLLSDLALNKLCQRLEHDSAKLEDKVLVRALLGCTRLYLDPQSRLVLRLVSECQKRLDLEQLSVEALCVLSRALFALEGPDGGMVKQAMNQLQNKETTQWNMAQLVAVYSMLATGLGKDGHYLELLNEINAQALRQVQRMDPVVISKILGALVTLKQNQALPLVIALCKQAVHHVQNFADAELTVVLSALMHYGHSDHFLVEALERHVPKVAFTAHAETVTKVMQYFQRRRILSPPVFNMVAESFVYRAEEYSTWQVSQQIAALGVLGYLPPDAGRLFRKVESVLHARFSQFQPRALLDLLYACALLQRYPLNFVSKVFSPYFMQQLQGEEGSGLDPIVLAQLTQLYMTVKLECPYYDGPRLSPKFRVKSFLASGQSLETPVEPQFYNAVKSGLVDLLGARSYFASRVLTPYCYTLDIEIKLDEEGYVLPACHSDEVHKRIALCIDGSKRFAANAEKLLGKEAIKQRHLRILGYEVVQISYYEFEKLKNKEEVVEYLHKKIFPNSYRLSW; from the exons ATGGTAGCACTTTTTACGATGGCCAAAACACTggcactaaggctgcatttgcTGAGCCATTTGGATGACCAAATCCTTCCTTCACTGAAAGCATGTGCTGGTAAGCGTCTGTGTTATCCCTGTCTTCAAAACTCCACTGCCTGCTTTCCTACATGTTCCAACCTCAGTTCAAGGCGTATACGCACTACAGAAAGAGACCCACTTTTCCTTGTTGCTGGATCCATTCGCCCTTACCAGGAGCTCCTCACCAGTGGAAGTGGTCTGTCATTGTTGCACCACCTTACTTCTAATGAGGACCACACCTTTATGAAACAACTTTCCTCCTGTACTTCATCTCAGCAAGTTCTTCGTCTTTTGCGATCTTACCCTTTCCTTTCTGGTGAAGCAACAGCATCTATACTTAACAGACTGGCTGACTTGGAGAATGATGCCACATGTGTTCTTCAGAAACCACAGGTACTGTTATCAGATTTGGCCCTTAATAAACTTTGTCAAAGACTGGAACATGATTCAGCCAAATTAGAGGATAAAGTGTTGGTTAGAGCTCTCCTGGGCTGTACACGTCTCTACCTTGACCCTCAGAGCCGCCTAGTGCTAAGGCTGGTGTCCGAATGTCAGAAGAGATTGGATTTGGAACAGTTAAGTGTTGAAGCTTTATGTGTGTTATCAAGGGCTTTATTTGCATTGGAAGGGCCTGATGGTGGCATGgtaaaacaggctatgaatcaGCTCCAAAATAAAGAAACAACTCAATGGAATATGGCACAGCTAGTTGCGGTTTACAGTATGCTAGCAACTGGTTTGGGTAAAGATGGACACTACCTGGAACTTCTAAATGAAATCAATGCTCAGGCACTTCGGCAGGTGCAACGAATGGACCCAGTGGTGATTAGTAAGATTCTAGGCGCTTTAGTCACATTGAAACAGAATCAAGCATTACCACTTGTAATTGCGCTTTGCAAGCAAGCTGTTCATCATGTGCAAAACTTTGCAGATGCAGAACTGACTGTGGTATTGTCAGCACTTATGCACTATGGACACAGTGACCACTTTCTTGTGGAAGCTCTTGAGCGCCATGTGCCCAAGGTTGCCTTCACCGCTCATGCAGAAACTGTAACCAAGGTGATGCAGTATTTCCAGAGAAGGCGCATTCTTTCTCCACCTGTTTTTAACATGGTGGCTGAGAGTTTTGTGTATCGCGCAGAGGAATACTCAACGTGGCAGGTGTCACAACAGATAGCTGCTCTGGGAGTTTTGGGATATCTGCCACCTGATGCTGGAAGATTGTTCCGAAAAGTGGAGTCTGTTTTGCATGCCCGGTTTTCACAATTTCAGCCCAGAGCTCTTCTTGACCTACTGTATGCCTGTGCACTTCTACAGAGGTACCCACTTAACTTCGTCTCAAAAGTCTTCAGCCCTTACTTCATGCAGCAGCTACAGG GGGAGGAGGGCAGTGGGTTGGATCCCATAGTGCTTGCTCAGCTGACCCAACTCTACATGACTGTAAAGCTGGAGTGTCCGTATTATGat GGTCCACGACTTTCGCCAAAATTTCGTGTGAAGTCATTTTTGGCTTCTGGGCAGTCTTTGGAAACTCCAGTGGAACCTCAGTTCTACAATGCTGTGAAGTCTGGCCTAGTAGATCTGCTGGGAGCTCGATCTTACTTTGCTTCCAGAGTACTTACACCATATTGCTATACGCTAG ACATTGAGATAAAACTAGATGAAGAAGGTTATGTCCTGCCTGCCTGTCATTCAGATGAAGTCCATAAGAG AATTGCTCTCTGTATTGATGGGTCAAAGCGCTTTGCAGCTAATGCAGAGAAACTACTAGGCAAGGAAGCCATCAAGCAGCGTCATCTGAGGATTCTGGGATATGAAGTTGTTCAG ATTTCATACTATGAGTTTGAGAAACTCAAGAATAAAGAGGAGGTTGTGGAATATCTGCACAAGAAGATCTTTCCTAACAGCTACAGACTTAGCTGGTAA
- the fastkd3 gene encoding FAST kinase domain-containing protein 3, mitochondrial isoform X3 has product MVALFTMAKTLALRLHLLSHLDDQILPSLKACAGKRLCYPCLQNSTACFPTCSNLSSRRIRTTERDPLFLVAGSIRPYQELLTSGSGLSLLHHLTSNEDHTFMKQLSSCTSSQQVLRLLRSYPFLSGEATASILNRLADLENDATCVLQKPQVLLSDLALNKLCQRLEHDSAKLEDKVLVRALLGCTRLYLDPQSRLVLRLVSECQKRLDLEQLSVEALCVLSRALFALEGPDGGMVKQAMNQLQNKETTQWNMAQLVAVYSMLATGLGKDGHYLELLNEINAQALRQVQRMDPVVISKILGALVTLKQNQALPLVIALCKQAVHHVQNFADAELTVVLSALMHYGHSDHFLVEALERHVPKVAFTAHAETVTKVMQYFQRRRILSPPVFNMVAESFVYRAEEYSTWQVSQQIAALGVLGYLPPDAGRLFRKVESVLHARFSQFQPRALLDLLYACALLQRYPLNFVSKVFSPYFMQQLQGEEGSGLDPIVLAQLTQLYMTVKLECPYYDCVLDCCGRSTKVSSSSSWWMATNSSQDLPFNNIDSASIMRRETISKMLPPQKHHCWVHDFRQNFV; this is encoded by the exons ATGGTAGCACTTTTTACGATGGCCAAAACACTggcactaaggctgcatttgcTGAGCCATTTGGATGACCAAATCCTTCCTTCACTGAAAGCATGTGCTGGTAAGCGTCTGTGTTATCCCTGTCTTCAAAACTCCACTGCCTGCTTTCCTACATGTTCCAACCTCAGTTCAAGGCGTATACGCACTACAGAAAGAGACCCACTTTTCCTTGTTGCTGGATCCATTCGCCCTTACCAGGAGCTCCTCACCAGTGGAAGTGGTCTGTCATTGTTGCACCACCTTACTTCTAATGAGGACCACACCTTTATGAAACAACTTTCCTCCTGTACTTCATCTCAGCAAGTTCTTCGTCTTTTGCGATCTTACCCTTTCCTTTCTGGTGAAGCAACAGCATCTATACTTAACAGACTGGCTGACTTGGAGAATGATGCCACATGTGTTCTTCAGAAACCACAGGTACTGTTATCAGATTTGGCCCTTAATAAACTTTGTCAAAGACTGGAACATGATTCAGCCAAATTAGAGGATAAAGTGTTGGTTAGAGCTCTCCTGGGCTGTACACGTCTCTACCTTGACCCTCAGAGCCGCCTAGTGCTAAGGCTGGTGTCCGAATGTCAGAAGAGATTGGATTTGGAACAGTTAAGTGTTGAAGCTTTATGTGTGTTATCAAGGGCTTTATTTGCATTGGAAGGGCCTGATGGTGGCATGgtaaaacaggctatgaatcaGCTCCAAAATAAAGAAACAACTCAATGGAATATGGCACAGCTAGTTGCGGTTTACAGTATGCTAGCAACTGGTTTGGGTAAAGATGGACACTACCTGGAACTTCTAAATGAAATCAATGCTCAGGCACTTCGGCAGGTGCAACGAATGGACCCAGTGGTGATTAGTAAGATTCTAGGCGCTTTAGTCACATTGAAACAGAATCAAGCATTACCACTTGTAATTGCGCTTTGCAAGCAAGCTGTTCATCATGTGCAAAACTTTGCAGATGCAGAACTGACTGTGGTATTGTCAGCACTTATGCACTATGGACACAGTGACCACTTTCTTGTGGAAGCTCTTGAGCGCCATGTGCCCAAGGTTGCCTTCACCGCTCATGCAGAAACTGTAACCAAGGTGATGCAGTATTTCCAGAGAAGGCGCATTCTTTCTCCACCTGTTTTTAACATGGTGGCTGAGAGTTTTGTGTATCGCGCAGAGGAATACTCAACGTGGCAGGTGTCACAACAGATAGCTGCTCTGGGAGTTTTGGGATATCTGCCACCTGATGCTGGAAGATTGTTCCGAAAAGTGGAGTCTGTTTTGCATGCCCGGTTTTCACAATTTCAGCCCAGAGCTCTTCTTGACCTACTGTATGCCTGTGCACTTCTACAGAGGTACCCACTTAACTTCGTCTCAAAAGTCTTCAGCCCTTACTTCATGCAGCAGCTACAGG GGGAGGAGGGCAGTGGGTTGGATCCCATAGTGCTTGCTCAGCTGACCCAACTCTACATGACTGTAAAGCTGGAGTGTCCGTATTATGat TGTGTTTTGGATTGTTGTGGAAGGTCCACCAAAGTCTCATCTTCATCATCCTGGTGGATGGCAACAAATTCATCTCAAGATCTTCCTTTCAATAATATTGATTCTGCCAGTATCATGAGAAGAGAAACCATATCAAAGATGCTTCCACCTCAAAAACATCACTGTTG GGTCCACGACTTTCGCCAAAATTTCGTGTGA
- the fastkd3 gene encoding FAST kinase domain-containing protein 3, mitochondrial isoform X2 — MVALFTMAKTLALRLHLLSHLDDQILPSLKACAGKRLCYPCLQNSTACFPTCSNLSSRRIRTTERDPLFLVAGSIRPYQELLTSGSGLSLLHHLTSNEDHTFMKQLSSCTSSQQVLRLLRSYPFLSGEATASILNRLADLENDATCVLQKPQVLLSDLALNKLCQRLEHDSAKLEDKVLVRALLGCTRLYLDPQSRLVLRLVSECQKRLDLEQLSVEALCVLSRALFALEGPDGGMVKQAMNQLQNKETTQWNMAQLVAVYSMLATGLGKDGHYLELLNEINAQALRQVQRMDPVVISKILGALVTLKQNQALPLVIALCKQAVHHVQNFADAELTVVLSALMHYGHSDHFLVEALERHVPKVAFTAHAETVTKVMQYFQRRRILSPPVFNMVAESFVYRAEEYSTWQVSQQIAALGVLGYLPPDAGRLFRKVESVLHARFSQFQPRALLDLLYACALLQRYPLNFVSKVFSPYFMQQLQGEEGSGLDPIVLAQLTQLYMTVKLECPYYDGPRLSPKFRVKSFLASGQSLETPVEPQFYNAVKSGLVDLLGARSYFASRVLTPYCYTLDIEIKLDEEGYVLPACHSDEVHKRIALCIDGSKRFAANAEKLLGKEAIKQRHLRILGYEVVQIT, encoded by the exons ATGGTAGCACTTTTTACGATGGCCAAAACACTggcactaaggctgcatttgcTGAGCCATTTGGATGACCAAATCCTTCCTTCACTGAAAGCATGTGCTGGTAAGCGTCTGTGTTATCCCTGTCTTCAAAACTCCACTGCCTGCTTTCCTACATGTTCCAACCTCAGTTCAAGGCGTATACGCACTACAGAAAGAGACCCACTTTTCCTTGTTGCTGGATCCATTCGCCCTTACCAGGAGCTCCTCACCAGTGGAAGTGGTCTGTCATTGTTGCACCACCTTACTTCTAATGAGGACCACACCTTTATGAAACAACTTTCCTCCTGTACTTCATCTCAGCAAGTTCTTCGTCTTTTGCGATCTTACCCTTTCCTTTCTGGTGAAGCAACAGCATCTATACTTAACAGACTGGCTGACTTGGAGAATGATGCCACATGTGTTCTTCAGAAACCACAGGTACTGTTATCAGATTTGGCCCTTAATAAACTTTGTCAAAGACTGGAACATGATTCAGCCAAATTAGAGGATAAAGTGTTGGTTAGAGCTCTCCTGGGCTGTACACGTCTCTACCTTGACCCTCAGAGCCGCCTAGTGCTAAGGCTGGTGTCCGAATGTCAGAAGAGATTGGATTTGGAACAGTTAAGTGTTGAAGCTTTATGTGTGTTATCAAGGGCTTTATTTGCATTGGAAGGGCCTGATGGTGGCATGgtaaaacaggctatgaatcaGCTCCAAAATAAAGAAACAACTCAATGGAATATGGCACAGCTAGTTGCGGTTTACAGTATGCTAGCAACTGGTTTGGGTAAAGATGGACACTACCTGGAACTTCTAAATGAAATCAATGCTCAGGCACTTCGGCAGGTGCAACGAATGGACCCAGTGGTGATTAGTAAGATTCTAGGCGCTTTAGTCACATTGAAACAGAATCAAGCATTACCACTTGTAATTGCGCTTTGCAAGCAAGCTGTTCATCATGTGCAAAACTTTGCAGATGCAGAACTGACTGTGGTATTGTCAGCACTTATGCACTATGGACACAGTGACCACTTTCTTGTGGAAGCTCTTGAGCGCCATGTGCCCAAGGTTGCCTTCACCGCTCATGCAGAAACTGTAACCAAGGTGATGCAGTATTTCCAGAGAAGGCGCATTCTTTCTCCACCTGTTTTTAACATGGTGGCTGAGAGTTTTGTGTATCGCGCAGAGGAATACTCAACGTGGCAGGTGTCACAACAGATAGCTGCTCTGGGAGTTTTGGGATATCTGCCACCTGATGCTGGAAGATTGTTCCGAAAAGTGGAGTCTGTTTTGCATGCCCGGTTTTCACAATTTCAGCCCAGAGCTCTTCTTGACCTACTGTATGCCTGTGCACTTCTACAGAGGTACCCACTTAACTTCGTCTCAAAAGTCTTCAGCCCTTACTTCATGCAGCAGCTACAGG GGGAGGAGGGCAGTGGGTTGGATCCCATAGTGCTTGCTCAGCTGACCCAACTCTACATGACTGTAAAGCTGGAGTGTCCGTATTATGat GGTCCACGACTTTCGCCAAAATTTCGTGTGAAGTCATTTTTGGCTTCTGGGCAGTCTTTGGAAACTCCAGTGGAACCTCAGTTCTACAATGCTGTGAAGTCTGGCCTAGTAGATCTGCTGGGAGCTCGATCTTACTTTGCTTCCAGAGTACTTACACCATATTGCTATACGCTAG ACATTGAGATAAAACTAGATGAAGAAGGTTATGTCCTGCCTGCCTGTCATTCAGATGAAGTCCATAAGAG AATTGCTCTCTGTATTGATGGGTCAAAGCGCTTTGCAGCTAATGCAGAGAAACTACTAGGCAAGGAAGCCATCAAGCAGCGTCATCTGAGGATTCTGGGATATGAAGTTGTTCAG ATCACTTAG